The following proteins are co-located in the Triticum aestivum cultivar Chinese Spring chromosome 1A, IWGSC CS RefSeq v2.1, whole genome shotgun sequence genome:
- the LOC123053188 gene encoding phytochrome A-associated F-box protein, translated as MSAAEHKEIAVVAAKRRRDGKEEAAAAEEEVVEPLSALADDVLLQILGRLEGDPRDWARASCASPRLAALLRAACFPPRLSRALPAELLPADGAPAAWAALHKMSVCCPGLLRAGILLEPSDDFGLELDIGPDLTVPASSSSSSSSLEPTATSSLQPPRTAEPEPKPSDALAAADAAAWSLYDDLYLDAAYDCSETQIAAAPAPAATAEAEEEEKPPAANTARRGVVSGTRRRARRWLGPVGAHLASGSWTLSREQGNKLLASRFRGDRLYICEWPGCVHAEERRKYMVFRGVFQDFARSQVRRALRDTRRPTVAVDCAFCGCTEAWDLYSAFCLRSFYGYHDDGEPVVRAYVCENGHVAGAWTERPLYA; from the coding sequence ATGAGCGCCGCGGAGCACAAggagatcgccgtcgtcgccgccaagAGGCGGAGGGACggcaaggaggaggcggcggcggcggaggaggaggtggtggagccgCTGTCGGCGCTGGCGGACGACGTGCTGCTGCAGATCCTGGGACGCCTCGAGGGCGACCCGCGCGACTGGGCGCGCGCGTCCTGCGCGTCCCCGCGCCTCGCCGCGCTCCTCCGGGCCGCCTGCTTCCCTCCGCGCCTCTCCCGGGCGCTCCCCGCCGAGCTGCTCCCCGCGGACGGGGCGCCCGCCGCGTGGGCCGCGCTCCACAAGATGTCCGTCTGCTGCCCCGGCCTCCTCCGCGCCGGGATCCTCCTCGAGCCCTCCGACGACTTCGGCCTCGAGCTCGACATCGGCCCCGACCTCACAGTCCCCgcctcctcgtcatcctcctcctcgtccctcGAGCCCACGGCCACCTCCTCGCTCCAGCCGCCCAGGACCGCAGAGCCTGAGCCCAAACCCAGCGATGCActggccgccgccgacgccgccgcgtgGTCCCTCTACGATGACCTGTACCTGGACGCGGCCTACGACTGCTCCGAGACGCAGatcgccgccgcgcccgcgccggcggcaacggcagaggcagaggaggaggagaagccacCGGCAGCCAATACCGCCCGGCGCGGCGTGGTGTCGGGGACCCGCCGGCGGGCGCGGCGGTGGCTGGGGCCCGTGGGCGCGCACCTGGCGTCGGGGTCGTGGACGCTGAGCCGCGAGCAGGGCAACAAGCTGCTGGCCAGCCGGTTCCGCGGCGACCGGCTGTACATCTGCGAGTGGCCCGGGTGCGTGCACGCGGAGGAGCGGCGCAAGTACATGGTGTTCCGCGGCGTGTTCCAGGACTTCGCGCGCTCCCAGGTGCGGCGCGCGCTGCGGGACACGCGGCGCCCCACGGTCGCCGTGGACTGCGCCTTCTGCGGCTGCACGGAGGCGTGGGACCTCTACTCCGCCTTCTGCCTCCGGAGCTTCTACGGGTACCACGACGACGGCGAGCCCGTGGTGCGCGCCTACGTCTGCGAGAACGGCCACGTCGCCGGCGCCTGGACCGAGCGCCCGCTCTACGCCTGA